The DNA region GGCAGAAAGTGTGAAAAAGAAATTATGTTTCGTGGAAAAAAATCCAACATCATACTGATAATGTGTTactgttatgaaataaataatataaagtagtaaaaaataagaaataacaGAACAAAAGATAACTTATCTtttattcatcaataaatatgtTTACCCTAAACTCTACTCCTAATCAGTATTAAACTCTTAAactacatcaatttattttaattttgatgaagaTATATCCAATTAAAATATTCATCAGGAATTTTTAATTCTAActcctctttatttttatttttattaaaactatcaTGTCGCGGTGAATTCGACTCTACGTGGCATGTTAATCCAGCAGAAAACAAAGCAGTAAACTTCTCCATTTCATGCTTTTTCAATGCCAAAACAATCTCAACTCCTCCACTTCCATCTCTACTCTCAGCCATGGAAACTGTTTCATCCCTCTATATGGACACCATCTCCACCTTCTTTATCTTACTCATCACTCCAAAATCTGCCTCGTAAATATTTAACTTGGGTGATCCAGCAACAATAATTAACTGCGTACCTGGTTTTAGAGTATAAAGATTCGAAACATCCTTTTCAGCACCTTCGACAaccccttttttaatcttttggcCCATGTCGCTCACCATCTCTACATCGAAACCAGAACCATTTCCTCCCATGAAATTTCTTGCTTCTGCGGAGCTTGAATAGTTCATAACGCAGTTACCGAAGTATGTTAATGGCACGACAGGGTCTAGACGGCTCTTGCAATCCACTCCGAAATCAATGACAACAACCATATCACCTTCTCCTCCTTTGGTTTTAACCAGACAGGTGGCTGTATAAGCAAGTGTGAGCACAAAAGTTGAGAGGTGATATTTTTTTCCATTGGTGATCACTAACTTAGATAAAGCCTTCTCTCTAAGATGTTGGACATCTTTTCTACTAAACTCAAACCTGACTCCAACCATCTCTTGGGAAACTGGTGGAAATTGGTGTGGGATTTTCAGCTTCGATCCTCGTGCTGGGTTCTTGACCCTCATCGAAAATAGCTAGCCATTTGTCCAAGAAAAGCATGTCCAGTCCGATTGGATCTTTGATAATGCTCCTATCAAAGTAATTAACATTGGCTTTTGAGCCTTAATCTAACAACAGTCTGATATCTTCGAGCTGCTCGGGTAATTCCACGTAACTCGGCCTATGGTTCCACCTGTACAGGTGATATGTTAGTTcgaacatataataaataaacaacgTTTATTATAGAAACTacatatttattatgaaatgatCTTTACCTTGTCACAAATGGAAACATGTATGGGTCGTTTACTCGGGACGTAGAAATGGTAGTCATCATCAGACCCACGACGACAGCAGGAGCAAACAACCACCGATTGACATCTTATCTGATTCCATCGCACAACACAACTCTCAGTACAACGTGGCTAACACGGCTGATTATCAACTTAGTCATCCGCATTCTCTGAAGTCAGTTAGGTGTAGTAGTCACTTATATAtaccaaattttgagatttatcaagAATTAAAATACCCCCGATTAACCTCAGGATGAATGCTCGGGCATATTGTTCTTTGACGACATCATTCACATTTCGAGGAAGCTATTTGAAATTGGTTTCCAACCACTTCATCTCTATTCAGTCACCTTGAAACTTGTTTGAGACCTTCCCCAAAAATGGCTCGCAAAGGTTCTCTTTATCGGGAATGACCATTGACCCATGATGAATAGTCCATTAATGGGTAAAGCTACATCCTTGAGTGTGATTGTGCACTCATcgcatggaagatggaaagtGTATGTCTCGGGCATCCATATTTTCACCAACGCGCTGATGAGTGTATGATCGAGTTTGTAGCTCGCGAGCATACGAGACGTATGCAAGAATCTCACGTCTTGCAAGTAACCACGAATTTCGGTGATTGGGCCCTTTGACAAACTGTGTAACACAACCCCTCCAAAACACGATCATCCTTCTATTTATAtcgacaaaaaaaattcatttaaaatattttgaaaaataaaaacaactttaaatttaatttaattgaaaataacgaaatttaaaatttcgtcTTACCATTATCGCTTGAGCGGCAAAAATGTGCTTGTCGTCGAAACGAATCAAAGAGGTTGCCATTCGTGAAAATTtaatcgaaatgaatcaaatacaaaataatttaaaaaataatatttttaaccaaGCATATCGAAAAATTTAGAACAGAACTTGAGAAAATTAAGAGAATTAAGAGAGTTGAGAGATTAGAAAGAATTAAGAGAATTGGATTTGAGTGAAAAAAATAAACTTGCATGgtgtttatagaaaaaaaatgacCGTTAGagccattttaaatttttttactgttGCCTACCCATGTTGTCCAGCTGAACGCGTTTTTcctttctctcttcaaaaccgatttattttcttaaataaaaaattacaaaaaaaagcctaaaaggccaaatttaaaaaaagagaggCATATATGTCTAATTTAACCCCTTCCTTTTTTCATAAAAAGTAAAAACCCaagcatttttttttaaaatgcatgaataatataatacattaaaaaaacaCTATATTAACTTAAGTTCTCACGTTTGCAATTTAAATTCTTATCAGCAAGCTAAGAAGTTATTAATGTTATAACTATTCTTTTTAACTCTAacaaaatcaaatatctaatttAAAATTCTTGTCCTTAAGCTAAGAAATTATTGAcattataatttctttttaaataatctcattatagattctcGAATTTACGTCttcttatattgataataatactcatatcaatcgaattaaaactaaatcaatttcatattataatttctttataactctacaaacaaataaacaaaatcgAATATCTAACGGATTAGTCTACCCGGGACAAGAGATCTTGGGATAAATATCTAAAGAGTTAGTCTACCCTTATCGTCTCGGGATAGTAGATTTTTAGGATAGGATATCTATCTGGCACCCCccatgaatgaagaactttaacAAGATACTCTTCAAAGAGAGGTTCCTACAAACCATAAGAGGTGTCGACGAAATCTCAGTGCTGATGCATGTCACAAAtagtgaaaacttgaaagaaacaATTAAGcaataatttgaattttatttaatagaAGACTTATTATTCTGATTACATCACTTGCTATTTATATAGCTTGCTAAATGCTTGAGAACTACTTGCTAAGATGCCTAGAGATACAGCTGAAGATTGCAGGTGATTCATATGCTAATAATGCAACCTATTAGCTGTGCGAAGGGGGACCTGAATCAAGTCTCTGTGTCGCGAGAGATTGCAGGTTTGCAAACCAACTAAGAAAGCAAATTGTTCCTTATAACGACCAAGTCAAGCtaacaaaatgaatcaaatttctttcaTAATTTTATTACTAAAACCTCTAACTTTATATTCGTATAATCTACATTGTTAGTTCCTCTTCGAGTATATGAATAGATGACATTAGCAGGAAACAAATATTATAACTTAATATTAaacaagggttttttttttactaaaatttaataaataaataaataaaagaaatgtaacATATTAGGTTTTTTTATCCAGGCCTGgcccaaaaattgggcctagatTTTTGCCCAAGTCTGGctcaaataaaaatgctaaaattcagGCCTGACTCAGAccgtaataatttttaaaattttttttatatataaaaaattttaaaaataaaatacactaaaaatattaaaataaatattttccaataaatagaaataaattaaaaaaagtgtttatacttaaataacatgctactattaacaataaaacaagtattatacaatatccaaacattaacacaaaatagtaacaacataatagtaaaattgtagcaAAACAATGGCAAAAAGTGGGAAAACAGTAGCAAAACATGAAACacaacaacaaaaacaacagggtttttttttaattgaaaatttgggTCGAGCCCGAGCCAAAAAAACCTTACCCAAAATCAATTTTCTAAACAGGCTTTTTTTTAGAAacttatttttcgagcctatatttttgtccaaactctctTATTTTTTAAGCGGGCTTACGGGTCGGGCCGAACAGCACGACCCATGGACAATTCTACTACTATTGATATGattctaaataaatatataatttctaaataataatatattcattcaaatatcaattattatgttttgaaaatttaatatgtcagttattatgttttaatttcttaataatattattttttaaaggtaaattcattaattcattaattcatttaatgaatGGAACCATAcaattcaaagaaaaaataacaaacacTTATCGTAGATGGTGAAGGACAAGCTCCATCAATACAACAAAGGCTTTAGCCTCatcatcaatagaacattatgacatGTTGACAATTAgttttgtcacaactcaagcacgacatatttagagtgattgcaagcacttaatacgataagaAAATCAACCTGGAATGGTCCGAAGTGGCGAGCAAAAATCAACGAAAGAAtcgagcattcaccaaactagatAGGATGTcaacaaaatcatccctaaaatcacttgcaaAACTAAAACTGCATGcataagtaaaactaaaaaaacgtgctacaagagcagacaaaaacttctaaaactaatgacttattaaacaatggaaaaacaaacaaaaaactataaaacttaagacaacacggGTCCAAGTAGACacatgaaataatttattattctaatatactctcaaaatagaaacaaattaagAAGTTGACGAAGAGCCACACACTTTCCAAGAAAAATTTCTGGTGGTCGATGGAGTTTTAACGAACGACAGGCACCGTCATCTGTCCACCACAACTTGTAAAGACAACAAAGATACTTACAAAATAGATCTGCAAACTAAAAAGAGAGAAGACATGTGTAGTGGATGAaaataaggaagaaagaaagggTTGATGGTAGAGGAAAAAGGCGGGCGATAGCCTACCCAAAGGTTGATACCGTCGCTAAGCAAAACAAAAGATAAGAAGCAAACAACTTAAagatttatgaaaatttttaaatataagtgatttatataaactaatttaataacatttaattattaaatatattagtCTCTTTGTATTGCACGagtaaaaaaaaactagttgaaaataaaaaaaataaaaaaaaaggttaaaaacagGGACGAAATAAGAAAAGGTTAAAAACATATAGGCGAAAAATGTGAAAAAGAAATTGggtattataaaaaataatccaaCCGATAAcagtgttatgaaataaataatataaaatactaaaagaataagaaataggacaaggaaggaaaattattttttattgatataaaacTTACTTCTAATGAATATTTAATAACGAACTGCATGGTAATCGAAGAAAACAAAGCAGTAAACTTCTCCATTTCATGCTTTTTCAATGCCAAAACAATTTCAACTCCTCCACTTCCATCTCTACTCTCAGCCATGAAAACAGCTTCATCCCTCTCTATGGACACCATCTCCACCTTCTTTATCTTACTCATCACTCCAAAATCTGCCTCGTAAACAGTTAACTTGGGTGATCCAGCAACGATAATTAACTGCGTACCTGGTTTTAGAGTATAAAAATTCGAAACATCTTTTTCAGCACCTTCGACAaccccttttttaatcttttggaCCATGTCGCTCACCATCTCTACAGCGAAGCCAAAACCATTTCCTCCCATGAAATTTCTTGCTTCTGCAGAGCTTGAATAGTTCATAACGCAGTTACCAAAGTATGTTAATGGCACGGGAGGGTCTAAACGGCTCCTGCAGTCCACTCCGAAATCAATGACAACAACCCTATCACCTTCTCCTTTGGTTTTAACCAGACAGGTGGCTGTATAAGCAAGTGTAAGCACAAAAATTGAGAGGTGAAATTTTTTTTCATTGGTGATCACTAACTTAGATAAAGCTTCTCTCTAAGTTGTTGGACATCTTTGCTGCTAAACTCAAACCTGGCTCGAACCATCTCCTGGGAAACTAGTGGAAACTGGTGTGGGATTTTCAGGCTCCTCGTGTTGGGTTCTTGACCCTCATCGAAAATAGCTAGCCATTTGTTCAAGAAAAGCATGTCCAGTCCGGTTGGATCTTTGATAATGCTCCTATCAAATGATGGGGTTAGCTCGGGTGGCAAACAAGGGTTTTTCCCGATATTCCCACCGGTACCATATTTGCAAAGATAAGCCCATGACCTCATGAACATACTTGCGGTTTTACCGTCAACCACTGTATGGCGTGCTGATGTGCCGATGCAGAACCCTTGATGAGGGAATAGTGTTATTTGCAAAGCTAGTATTTCTGCTTTATCATCAGACAAAATCAAGTGAGGTACCAAAGGATGCAAGTCCGTTGCTTGATTCATCTCGTTGCTAATCAGGGTGTCGAAGTTGGCTACATTGGATTCGGTAACCGTGAGAGTAACGCCATCATTTGGAGTGTATGATACGATGGGCTTGGAAGACCCTAAAGGCCACTTGAGATAACCAGCTAAAGGAAGGTAGTAGGTCAGTGCAAGAGAAAGAGATTGCTTCAGTGTAGGGAGGATTTGTGAGTTGAAATAGGAAGGTGTGGAATTGGAGTCTGTGAGTTGGTACCAGTATAGGGCTAGAGCAGGAGGGAACTTGAACCAATATGTATCAAAGAAGGTGAGTGGAAGACTGAATTTATTGATTGACTGTGGTGAGTCAGAGGAAGGCATGACTCGAGTGATCTCATGTATTTTAACTGTTTCGGATGTTGCCATGGCTGATGTATTCACTCTAGAGAGAGTTTTAAGGTAAGAAGAAAGCTCTTTTGCTCTGCCGAAAACAAAAAGGGATTAGGATTACAAATATGGGGTTGGAAAGAGGAGTATTTAAAATGAGTGGGCATGGCTGAAGCAAGATTCCTTCCTTATCCATAAGAAGTACAACATTAGGGTAAGAAATTATTCacattataacttttttttttgaaaaacagaaacaaAATTACAACTTAAAAACTCCTAAGAGATTCTAAAAGCTTTGTCTTGTTGTGTAGCACCCTAATCCCGAATACAGAGTACTCGAATATTAAGGTGCTACATCAGGTCATCGGAGTAACCCaacaaaactttcaaaaaaatttaaaacgttgaaatatattttatataagagAAAATACCATACATAGTTATActgaaaaatagtaataaaagtagTTATACAAAATATGTGGAGCTCCAATATCATCGTATatcaaaatagtcaaaataaaaaaatgataaatgagtTACAAACCTAGAAAAAATACAAGTAAGGCCTTAGAAATACAATTCCCACTAATAGATAAGGTATTGTACTTTGAATATGTGATGCTCGGAGTCTCTCGTCGATGATGTTCCTCGGACACGAACAAAAGTCTACAAATCTGAACATTAAGAAAATTCGAAGGTTGAGCTTTACAAGCTCAGTGGTACACAACAAATCTACCATACTTCAAGCAATTCATAAATATAAGCATGCAAATCAAATGTATACATAGAACATGACATAAGTATCgaataattaaaacatgagtCATTAAATCTACATAACCAAATCGCTTGCATATCAAACTTGTCAAACTTGTTAGATTTCACATATTGCTCAAATAATCGGATATCCGGATAGTCCCACACCACTCATGGCTGC from Gossypium hirsutum isolate 1008001.06 chromosome A04, Gossypium_hirsutum_v2.1, whole genome shotgun sequence includes:
- the LOC107948063 gene encoding phenolic glucoside malonyltransferase 1; this encodes MATSETVKIHEITRVMPSSDSPQSINKFSLPLTFFDTYWFKFPPALALYWYQLTDSNSTPSYFNSQILPTLKQSLSLALTYYLPLAGYLKWPLGSSKPIVSYTPNDGVTLTVTESNVANFDTLISNEMNQATDLHPLVPHLILSDDKAEILALQITLFPHQGFCIGTSARHTVVDGKTASMFMRSWAYLCKYGTGGNIGKNPCLPPELTPSFDRSIIKDPTGLDMLFLNKWLAIFDEGQEPNTRSLKIPHQFPLVSQEMVRARFEFSSKDVQQLREKLYLTTCLVKTKGEGDRVVVIDFGVDCRSRLDPPVPLTYFGNCVMNYSSSAEARNFMGGNGFGFAVEMVSDMVQKIKKGVVEGAEKDVSNFYTLKPGTQLIIVAGSPKLTVYEADFGVMSKIKKVEMVSIERDEAVFMAESRDGSGGVEIVLALKKHEMEKFTALFSSITMQFVIKYSLELFSMRVKNPARGSKLKIPHQFPPVSQEMVGVRFEFSRKDVQHLREKALSKLVITNGKKYHLSTFVLTLAYTATCLVKTKGGEGDMVVVIDFGVDCKSRLDPVVPLTYFGNCVMNYSSSAEARNFMGGNGSGFDVEMVSDMGQKIKKGVVEGAEKDVSNLYTLKPGTQLIIVAGSPKLNIYEADFGVMSKIKKVEMVSI